A single genomic interval of Saccharomyces kudriavzevii IFO 1802 strain IFO1802 genome assembly, chromosome: 3 harbors:
- the CDC10 gene encoding septin CDC10 (similar to Saccharomyces cerevisiae CDC10 (YCR002C); ancestral locus Anc_1.419) → MDSLSSLQPASYVGFDTITNQIEHRLLKKGFQFNIMVVGQSGLGKSTLINTLFASHLIDSATGNDISALPVSKTTEMKISTHTLIEDRVRLNINVIDTPGFGDFIDNSKAWEPIVKYIKEQHSQYLRKELTAQRERFIVDTRVHAILYFVQPNGKELSRLDVEALKRLTEIANVIPVIGKSDTLTLDERAEFRELIQNEFEKYNFKIYPYDSEELTDEELELNRSVRSIIPFAVVGSENEIEINGETFRGRKTRWSAINVEDINQCDFVYLREFLIRTHLQDLIETTSYIHYEGFRSRQLIALKENANSRSSAHMSSNAIQR, encoded by the coding sequence ATGGATTCCTTGAGCTCATTACAGCCTGCTTCCTATGTTGGTTTTGATACTATAACTAATCAGATCGAACATcgtttgttgaagaaaggTTTCCAATTCAATATAATGGTAGTAGGTCAATCCGGCTTGGGTAAAAGTACTTTGATAAATACATTATTTGCCTCTCATTTGATTGATTCCGCTACTGGCAACGATATCTCCGCTTTACCTGTTTCAAAAACCACcgaaatgaaaatttctaCTCACACTCTAATAGAGGATCGTGTTCGCTTGAATATTAACGTTATAGATACACCTGGATTTGGTGACTTTATCGACAACTCTAAGGCCTGGGAACCTATCGTGAAATACATCAAAGAGCAACATTCTCAATACTTACGTAAAGAATTGACAGCACAACGTGAAAGATTTATTGTTGATACACGAGTCCATGCTATTCTTTATTTCGTCCAACCGAATGGAAAGGAGTTGAGTCGCCTTGATGTTGAAGCTTTAAAAAGACTGACGGAAATAGCAAATGTGATACCTGTTATTGGTAAGTCGGATACATTAACTTTAGATGAAAGGGCAGAGTTTAGAGAGCTTATCCAAAATGAGTTCGAAAAGTACAATTTTAAGATTTACCCTTATGATTCGGAAGAGCTTACTGATGAAGAGTTGGAACTCAATAGAAGTGTCAGATCTATAATCCCCTTTGCTGTGGTTGGttctgaaaatgaaattgagATAAATGGTGAAACTTTTAGGGGAAGAAAAACTCGTTGGAGTGCTATTAATGTTGAAGACATCAATCAATGTGATTTTGTATATTTGAGAGAATTTTTGATCCGGACCCATCTCCAGGATTTAATCGAAACAACCTCTTACATTCACTACGAAGGATTCAGATCAAGACAATTAATAGctttgaaggaaaatgCGAATAGTCGTTCCTCAGCCCACATGTCTAGCAACGCCATTCAACGTTGA
- the MRPL32 gene encoding mitochondrial 54S ribosomal protein bL32m (similar to Saccharomyces cerevisiae MRPL32 (YCR003W); ancestral locus Anc_1.420): MNSLIFGKHLAVQKIISANLIGWLTPLVNPSLVAPGQKQLGYMHEWLKKRLLGDHEGAKEKDFFSNNGILLAVPKKKVSHQKKRQKLYGPGKKQLKMIHHLNKCPSCGHYKRANTLCMYCVGQIRHIWKAHTAKEEINPKQEKELSELDQRVLYPGKRDTKYTKDLKDKDKYLERRIRTLKKE, encoded by the coding sequence ATGAACTCTTTGATCTTTGGTAAGCACTTGGCAGtccaaaaaattatttctgCTAATTTAATTGGGTGGTTAACACCATTGGTAAACCCTTCACTTGTGGCTCCAGGCCAAAAACAGCTAGGATATATGCATGAatggttgaaaaaaaggctACTAGGAGATCATGAAGGTGCtaaagaaaaggattttttctctaatAATGGTATATTACTGGCAGTTcctaaaaaaaaggtatctcatcaaaagaagagacaAAAGCTTTATGGCCCAGGCAAGAAGCAATTGAAGATGATTCACCATTTGAATAAATGTCCATCATGTGGCCACTATAAGAGAGCTAACACGCTCTGCATGTATTGTGTTGGGCAAATACGTCATATATGGAAGGCACATACCGctaaggaagaaataaatcCAAAACAGGAGAAAGAACTCTCAGAATTGGACCAAAGGGTCTTATACCCTGGTAAAAGAGATACTAAATATACCAAGGACTTGaaagataaagataaaTACTTAGAACGCCGTATTCGAACTTTAAAGAAGGAGTAG
- the YCP4 gene encoding flavodoxin-like fold family protein (similar to Saccharomyces cerevisiae YCP4 (YCR004C); ancestral locus Anc_1.421), which yields MVKIAIITYSTYGHIDILAQAVKKGVETAGGKADVYRVEETLPDEVLAEMNAPQKPEDIPVATEKTLLEYDAFLFGVPTRFGNLPAQWSAFWDKTGGLWAKGSLSGKAAGIFVSTSSYGGGQESTVKACLSYLAHHGIIFLPLGYKNSFAELASLEEVHGGSPWGAGTLAGPDGSRTASPLELRIAEIQGRTFYETTKKLFPTKEAKPSAEVKAAASGAKRQTKPAAATTTAEKKEDKGLLSCCTVM from the coding sequence ATGGTAAAGATTGCAATAATTACTTACTCCACCTATGGACACATAGATATTTTGGCGCAAGCTGTCAAGAAAGGTGTAGAAACAGCCGGTGGTAAGGCCGATGTATACAGGGTCGAGGAAACTTTGCCTGATGAAGTCCTCGCTGAAATGAATGCTCCTCAAAAACCTGAAGACATACCTGTTGCTACTGAAAAAACATTGCTTGAATACGATGCCTTTTTGTTTGGTGTTCCAACCAGATTTGGTAATTTACCAGCTCAGTGGTCTGCCTTTTGGGATAAAACCGGTGGGTTATGGGCAAAGGGTTCTTTAAGTGGTAAAGCTGCTGGTATATTTGTGAGTACGTCCAGTTACGGTGGTGGTCAAGAAAGTACCGTTAAAGCCTGTTTATCTTATTTAGCTCATCATGGTATCATCTTCTTACCATTGGGTTACAAAAATTCCTTCGCTGAACTGGCCAGCTTGGAAGAAGTTCACGGTGGCTCTCCATGGGGTGCTGGTACTCTCGCTGGTCCTGACGGTTCAAGAACTGCTTCTCCTTTAGAATTAAGAATTGCTGAAATTCAAGGTAGAACATTTTACGAAACTACAAAAAAACTTTTCCCTACGAAAGAAGCTAAGCCTTCCGCTGAAGTGAAGGCTGCGGCATCTGGCGCCAAAAGACAAACCAAGCCTGCTGCTGCCACTACAACtgcagaaaaaaaggaagataaGGGGTTATTGTCTTGTTGTACTGTTATGTAA
- the CIT2 gene encoding citrate (Si)-synthase CIT2 (similar to Saccharomyces cerevisiae CIT2 (YCR005C) and CIT1 (YNR001C); ancestral locus Anc_1.422) has product MTVPYLNSNRNVASYLQTHSHQEKTLKERFSEIYPVHAQDVRQFVKEHGKTKISDVLLEQVYGGMRGIPGSVWEGSVLDPEEGIRFRGRTIADIQKDLPKAKGSSQPLPEALFWLLLTGEVPSQAQVENLSADLMSRSELPSHVVQLLDNLPKDLHPMAQFSIAVTALESESKFAKAYAQGISKQDYWSYTFEDSLDLLGKLPVIAAKIYRNVFKNGKMGEVNPEADYAKNLVNLIGSKDEDFVDLMRLYLTIHSDHEGGNVSAHASHLVGSALSSPYLSLASGLNGLAGPLHGRANQEVLEWLFALKEEVDDDYSRETIEKYLWDTLNSGRVIPGYGHAVLRKTDPRYMAQRKFAMDHFPDYELFKLVSSIYEVAPGVLTEHGKTKNPWPNVDAHSGVLLQYYGLKESSFYTVLFGVSRAFGILAQLITDRAIGASIERPKSYSTEKYKELVKNIESKL; this is encoded by the coding sequence atgaCTGTTCCTTATCTAAATTCAAACAGAAATGTTGCATCTTATCTACAAACGCATTCACATCAAGAGAAGACACTGAAGGAGAGATTTAGCGAAATCTACCCCGTTCATGCCCAAGACGTAAGGCAATTCGTCAAAGAGCATGgaaagacaaaaattagCGATGTTTTATTAGAGCAAGTATATGGTGGTATGAGAGGCATTCCGGGAAGTGTATGGGAAGGTTCCGTTTTGGACCCAGAGGAAGGTATCCGTTTCAGGGGTCGTACAATTGCTGATATTCAAAAGGACTTGCCAAAGGCAAAGGGAAGCTCACAACCACTGCCAGAAGCTCTATTTTGGTTATTGTTAACTGGTGAGGTTCCTAGTCAGGCGCAAGTCGAAAATTTATCAGCTGATTTAATGTCCCGGTCGGAACTACCTAGTCATGTCGTTCAACTTTTAGATAATTTACCAAAGGATTTACACCCAATGGCTCAATTTTCTATAGCGGTAACAGCTCTTGAAAGCGAATCCAAGTTTGCCAAGGCCTATGCTCAAGGCATTTCCAAGCAAGACTATTGGAGCTACACTTTTGAAGACTCATTAGATTTGCTGGGGAAACTACCAGTTATTGCAGCCAAAATTTATCGTaacgttttcaaaaatggtaaaatgGGTGAAGTGAATCCAGAGGCAGACTATGCGAAGAATTTGGTCAACCTAATAGGTTCAAAGGATGAAGATTTCGTAGACCTAATGAGGCTTTATCTGACGATCCACTCAGATCACGAGGGCGGTAATGTATCTGCCCATGCATCTCATCTTGTGGGTTCTGCGTTGTCATCTCCTTATTTGTCCCTTGCGTCAGGTTTGAATGGGTTGGCCGGTCCATTGCATGGACGTGCCAATCAAGAAGTGCTAGAATGGTTATTTGCACTCAAGGAAGAAGTAGATGATGACTACTCTAGAGAaactattgaaaaatatctaTGGGATACTCTAAATTCAGGGAGAGTCATTCCAGGCTATGGACATGCTGTGCTTAGGAAAACAGACCCCCGTTATATGGCTCAGCGTAAGTTTGCTATGGACCATTTCCCGGATTATGAATTATTCAAGTTAGTCTCGTCAATATATGAGGTAGCTCCAGGCGTACTAACCGAACACGGTAAGACTAAGAATCCATGGCCAAACGTAGATGCGCACTCTGGTGTCTTATTACAATATTACGGTCTAAAAGAATCTTCTTTCTACACCGTTTTATTCGGTGTGTCAAGGGCATTTGGTATTCTTGCCCAGTTAATTACTGACAGAGCCATTGGTGCCTCTATTGAAAGACCTAAGTCCTATTCTACTGAGAAATACAAGGAATTGGTCAAGAACATTGAAAGCAAACTATAG
- the SKDI03G0705 gene encoding DUF4668 domain-containing protein (YPR071W family), producing MIQDIKEDNSSVLNASSEDVPQSTACKALHRVMQTVILLQWVQNTLVPNLGFLGKKHPLFAKYYKFVIISQLVYLVIILACVFLLNLKSKKNAAQPVKKWSLQRCSKLNCSRCDARRAHPKWFKFKYWLLFLFIYFFMVFFVMCIQVFFAEDQTISLPRLLNLFGLQSRAIFATFLMTYCIKQYNFHSSVLETRGDCVDDEKRLLMEEDIV from the coding sequence ATGATTCAGGATATTAAAGAAGATAACAGTAGTGTTCTTAACGCTTCTAGTGAGGATGTTCCTCAGTCGACAGCCTGTAAAGCTTTGCACAGAGTAATGCAAACAGTCATACTTTTACAATGGGTTCAGAATACGTTGGTGCCAAACTTAGGATTTTTAGGTAAAAAGCACCCCCTATTTGCAAAGTACTACAAGTTTGTTATTATCTCACAATTGGTTTATTTGGTGATTATACTCGCTTGTGTTTTCTTGCTGAATttgaaatccaaaaaaaatgctgcACAACCTGTTAAAAAATGGTCGCTGCAAAGATGCTCGAAGTTAAACTGTTCTCGTTGTGATGCAAGAAGAGCACATCCAAAATGGTTCAAGTTCAAATATTGGCTcttatttttgttcatcTACTTTTTTATGGTTTTTTTCGTAATGTGCATTcaggttttttttgcagaaGATCAAACAATCAGCTTACCAAGACTCTTAAACTTATTCGGCTTACAAAGTAGGGCAATTTTCGCCACTTTTCTCATGACATACTGTATAAAACAGTATAATTTTCACAGCAGTGTTCTAGAGACAAGAGGTGACTGTGttgacgatgaaaaaagaCTTTTAATGGAGGAGGACATAGTTTAG
- the DFP3 gene encoding DUP240 family protein produces MQSHLRNDDVKLDTLSEPNASLIGENITLPKDSFNSYLCYLLYEMAHYKLTMIPFLVIVISTLMIVFFHNIVLCNVVFGLLIFAFFFVSMGALIAFNESFSDEEFKIKLLLEVITRKPAVKGKEWRIITYNMNQYLFDNGLWNTPYYFYCDQSCYGFFRHLIKGKNPGANSSSSANDVENTQSDAPATEPSNEVTKSYSFSADPILEAYYLKAAEAEKQAQREYWRKQYPDADIP; encoded by the coding sequence ATGCAGTCACATTTACGCAATGACGATGTAAAATTAGATACATTGAGTGAACCCAACGCTTCTTTAATCGGGGAGAACATCACTCTTCCAAAAGATAGTTTTAACTCATACCTATGTTATCTTCTTTACGAAATGGCACACTATAAATTAACGATGATTCCCTTCCTAGTAATAGTGATATCAACTTTAATGatcgttttttttcataatatCGTCCTTTGTAATGTTGTTTTTGGTCTGTTAATTTTtgccttcttttttgtttcaatgGGTGCGCTGATTGCCTTCAATGAGAGTTTCTCTGATGAGGAGTTCAAAATTAAGCTTTTGTTGGAGGTTATCACACGCAAGCCAGCGGTGAAGGGGAAAGAATGGAGAATAATCACGTATAATATGAACCAATATTTGTTTGATAATGGACTATGGAATACTCCGTACTATTTTTATTGCGATCAAAGTTGCTATGGCTTCTTTAGACACCTTATCAAAGGGAAAAATCCGGGTGCAAATTCAAGTTCTTCCGCCAACGACGTTGAAAATACACAGTCAGACGCACCAGCAACCGAGCCTTCGAATGAGGTAACAAAATCTTATAGTTTCAGTGCTGACCCAATCTTAGAAGCTTATTACCTCAAAGCAGCAGAAGCAGAAAAACAGGCGCAGCGTGAATACTGGAGAAAGCAATATCCTGATGCTGATATACCCTGA
- the SAT4 gene encoding serine/threonine protein kinase SAT4 (similar to Saccharomyces cerevisiae SAT4 (YCR008W); ancestral locus Anc_1.423): MTDMNDNNAAIPQQTPRKHALSSKVMQLFRSGSRSSRQVKSSSNAQPPSNINTNFSSASKSAKLGLHTPTSATTKVAPNPANPAAVSKSGMYMPDYYQSTSPSHSSSSASLNNHIDINTSKSSSAASLTSSVSALSLSPTSAVNTSSKSLSPKFSHHSNSNTVFTPAPTPTPSSVNSNVNKITNTNALNCGRFVVHKDGTHEHHLKNAKRQEKLSTMIKNMAGASKLRGEAKSAVPDIILDPRTTLKSTKNPPTLFAGFMKQVVDMDDKYPEGTPLSGAFNGSEKNMYMSGLNESKNSAQSTTSTKRDTQCFAEKYGRCQEVLGKGAFGVVRICQKKNVSSQDGNKSEKLYAVKEFKRRASESAEKYSKRLTSEFCISSSLHHTNIVTTLDLFQDAKGEYCEVMEYCAGGDLFTLVIAAGKLEYMEADCFFKQLIRGVVYMHEMGVCHRDLKPENLLLTHDGVLKITDFGNSECFKMAWEKNIHLSGGVCGSSPYIAPEEYIKEEFDPRPVDIWACGVIYMAMRTGRQLWSSAEKDDPFYMNYLKARKEKGGYEPIESLKRARCRNVIYSMLDPVPYRRINGKQILNSEWGREIKCCHNGHVLK, from the coding sequence ATGACTGATATGAATGATAATAATGCCGCTATTCCTCAGCAAACTCCTAGGAAACATGCCTTATCTTCTAAAGTTATGCAGCTTTTTAGAAGTGGCTCAAGATCATCCAGGCAAGTAAAGTCCTCATCGAATGCTCAACCACCTTCTAATATAAACACAAATTTCTCATCGGCGTCTAAATCGGCAAAGCTTGGTTTGCATACCCCAACTTCTGCTACCACTAAAGTGGCTCCTAATCCTGCAAATCCCGCAGCCGTGAGTAAGTCGGGCATGTACATGCCCGACTATTACCAATCTACATCGCCATCCCATTCCAGTTCGTCTGCGTCATTGAATAACCACATCGATATTAACACTTCCAAATCGTCATCAGCCGCTTCTTTAACCTCATCGGTATCAGCTTTATCTCTTTCACCCACATCAGCCGTTAATACTAGTTCCAAAAGCTTGAGCCCTAAATTTTCCCATCACAGTAATAGTAACACTGTCTTTACTCCTGCACCTACACCTACTCCTTCAAGCGTTAATAGCAACGTTAACAAGATAACTAATACCAATGCGCTTAACTGTGGAAGATTTGTCGTGCATAAAGATGGTACTCACGAGCATCATCTGAAAAATGCTAAGAGACAGGAAAAACTAAGTACaatgatcaaaaatatgGCGGGTGCGAGCAAATTACGTGGTGAAGCAAAATCTGCTGTTCCCGATATCATATTGGACCCAAGGACGACTCTGAAGTCCACCAAAAACCCACCTACTCTGTTTGCAGGTTTCATGAAACAGGTTGTAGATATGGACGATAAATACCCAGAAGGTACACCTCTAAGTGGCGCCTTCAATGGttctgaaaagaatatgtACATGTCAGGCTTAAACGAGTCAAAAAATAGTGCACAGAGTACCACGTCTACCAAAAGAGATACACAATGTTTTGCCGAAAAATATGGTCGCTGTCAGGAGGTCCTCGGTAAAGGTGCATTTGGTGTGGTAAGAATATgtcaaaagaaaaatgtttcgTCGCAGGATGGTAACAAAAGCGAAAAACTCTACGCGGTAAAAGAATTTAAACGTAGAGCTTCTGAATCCGCAGAAAAGTATTCCAAGAGATTGACTTCTGAGTTCTGTATCTCTTCCTCGTTGCATCACACGAATATCGTTACTACATTAGATCTTTTTCAGGATGCAAAAGGTGAGTATTGTGAAGTAATGGAATACTGTGCGGGTGGTGATTTATTCACGTTAGTCATTGCCGCCGGGAAGTTAGAATATATGGAAGCTgattgtttcttcaaacaaCTCATAAGAGGTGTTGTCTATATGCATGAAATGGGTGTATGCCATAGGGATTTGAAACCTGAAAATCTGCTGCTAACTCATGACGGTGTGTTGAAAATAACGGATTTTGGTAATAGTGAGTGTTTTAAGATGGCCTGGGAAAAGAACATTCATTTAAGTGGAGGTGTCTGTGGTTCATCGCCATATATCGCTCCCGAGGAATACATTAAAGAGGAATTCGATCCAAGACCTGTGGACATATGGGCCTGTGGTGTCATTTATATGGCAATGAGAACCGGTAGACAGTTATGGAGTTCTGCTGAAAAGGATGATCCGTTTTATATGAATTATTTAAAGGCACGGAAGGAAAAAGGTGGTTATGAGCCTATTGAAAGTCTGAAAAGAGCCAGGTGTAGGAATGTCATATATTCTATGTTAGACCCCGTTCCGTATAGAAGAATTAATGGGAAACAGATTTTGAACAGTGAGTGGGGAAGAGAGATAAAATGCTGTCATAACGGACACGTATTGAAATAG